One stretch of Dyella jiangningensis DNA includes these proteins:
- a CDS encoding ABC transporter ATP-binding protein codes for MIETEQLTRRYGALTAVDSLSFRAEPGQVLGLLGPNGAGKTTVMRMIAGFLAPSSGTARVCGHDVLKEPLKAKRALGYLPEGAPSYGELTVREFLTFVIRMRGLQREEGYRRFERVVGGLQLEGVLDQCIDTLSKGLRRRVGLAQAIVHNPQVLMLDEPTDGLDPNQKHTVRQLIDAMARDRTILISTHLLEEVHALCNRVVIIANGKLLADATPAELEARSRYHGAVSFSAPGSGVSQEMLGRLPQVASIEVDPLDGRITVFPRPGERILEPVETLLRQQGLEVSEIQLERGRLDEVFRHITTGAEGKA; via the coding sequence ATGATCGAAACCGAACAGCTCACCCGGCGCTACGGCGCCCTGACCGCCGTGGATTCGCTGAGCTTCCGCGCCGAACCGGGCCAGGTGCTGGGACTCCTTGGCCCCAATGGCGCCGGCAAGACCACGGTGATGCGCATGATCGCCGGCTTCCTCGCGCCCAGTTCGGGCACGGCGCGTGTCTGCGGCCACGATGTGCTCAAGGAGCCGCTGAAGGCCAAGCGCGCGCTCGGCTATCTGCCGGAAGGTGCACCGAGCTATGGCGAGCTGACGGTGCGCGAGTTCCTCACCTTCGTCATCCGCATGCGCGGCCTGCAGCGCGAGGAGGGCTATCGCCGTTTCGAGCGCGTGGTGGGTGGCCTGCAACTGGAAGGCGTACTCGACCAGTGCATCGACACGCTGTCCAAGGGCCTGCGCCGCCGCGTAGGCCTGGCGCAGGCGATCGTGCACAACCCGCAGGTGCTGATGCTGGACGAGCCCACCGATGGCCTCGACCCGAACCAGAAGCACACCGTGCGGCAGCTGATCGACGCGATGGCGCGGGACCGCACCATCCTCATCTCCACGCACCTGCTGGAAGAAGTGCATGCGCTCTGCAATCGCGTGGTGATCATCGCCAACGGCAAGCTGTTGGCCGACGCCACGCCGGCCGAGCTGGAGGCGCGTTCGCGTTACCACGGCGCGGTGTCGTTCAGCGCGCCGGGCAGCGGCGTGTCGCAGGAAATGCTGGGCCGCCTGCCGCAGGTGGCGTCGATCGAGGTGGATCCGCTGGACGGGCGCATCACCGTGTTCCCGCGTCCGGGCGAACGCATCCTGGAGCCGGTGGAAACCCTGCTGCGCCAGCAAGGGCTGGAAGTGTCGGAAATCCAGCTGGAACGAGGCCGCCTGGACGAAGTGTTCCGCCACATCACCACCGGCGCCGAGGGCAAGGCATGA
- a CDS encoding ABC transporter permease subunit — MSPVAAVMRRELRSYFVTPVAYVFLVIFLVMSGILTFYAGDFYERRQADLQPFFVMHPWLYLVLVPAVSMRMWAEEAKGGTLELLLSLPLTLGQAMLGKFIAAWLFIGLALFLTFPIWLTVNYLGSPDNGVILASYIGSWLMAGAFLAIGACLSAVTQSQVVAFVLTLVVCFLLILVGQPQVMEFFQGALPRKLVNGLAHLSMLRHFEAIARGVLDLRDLLYFVLSMAAWLTAGVLVLDLKRTP; from the coding sequence ATGAGTCCCGTTGCTGCGGTGATGCGGCGCGAGTTGCGCAGCTACTTCGTCACGCCGGTGGCGTATGTGTTCCTGGTGATCTTCCTGGTGATGTCCGGCATCCTCACCTTCTACGCCGGTGATTTCTACGAGCGCAGGCAGGCCGACCTGCAGCCGTTCTTCGTGATGCATCCCTGGCTTTACCTGGTATTGGTGCCGGCCGTATCGATGCGCATGTGGGCCGAGGAGGCCAAGGGCGGCACGCTGGAATTGCTGCTCAGCCTGCCGCTCACGCTGGGCCAGGCGATGCTGGGCAAGTTCATCGCGGCATGGCTGTTCATCGGCCTCGCCTTGTTCCTGACGTTTCCGATCTGGCTCACGGTGAACTACCTGGGTTCGCCGGACAACGGCGTGATCCTCGCCAGCTACATCGGCAGCTGGCTGATGGCCGGCGCCTTCCTCGCGATCGGCGCCTGCCTGTCGGCGGTGACGCAGAGCCAGGTGGTGGCCTTCGTGCTGACGCTGGTGGTGTGCTTCCTGTTGATCCTGGTGGGGCAGCCGCAGGTGATGGAATTCTTCCAGGGCGCGCTGCCGCGGAAGCTGGTGAACGGTCTTGCGCACCTGAGCATGCTTCGCCACTTCGAGGCGATTGCGCGTGGCGTGCTGGACCTGCGTGACCTGTTGTATTTCGTGCTGAGCATGGCAGCCTGGTTGACCGCCGGCGTGCTGGTGCTCGACCTGAAGCGGACGCCATGA
- a CDS encoding GldG family protein, with amino-acid sequence MSMTRVHSRRRLVLLAALVLLAVVFVAITLGSSRWLRLGRIDLTSDRLYTLTPGTAHIVDNLRAPLKLTLYFSEHAARDLPQLRTYEQRVREMLQEMVARSHGRLRLQFVDPVPYSDDEVSAEGYGLTPINGGSNGERVFFGLVGNTLPANADSESENEERLPGNTLSIPLLDPSRETFLEYDIAKLLYELDQPSKPHVGLITSLPVEGNPVIGEQPWTVMRQLGQQFDVKALDASKLTRIDSDIKALLVIHPKHLPADALYAIDQYVLRGGHLVVFVDPVAEMDNTPFVDSNGNTDDHNSDLAKLFETWGVQYDPQKVVLDRSRALRIELADSSSMSHPAMLGLGQQELSHDDVITASLQRINISSAGYFDLSPGTTSRLQPLMQSTTDAEVVPSQRVRESINNPGGLLDNYKPDNNHYVIAARLRGTFASAFPERAKLAGHLGVSGDNAEVILVADTDLLSDRLWVSYTQSLLGQPQLSALANNGDFVTNIADNLSGSSALLSIHGRVSSQRPFTRVLALQSAADQKYLAKKQELQRELAVTRSRLSELQPAKAARADTASAEQRAEIEQFLRRQLAINKELRDVQHQFNAEIDALGLRLKFINIVLVPSLVTLFGLLYGWRRSRRSRRRVSG; translated from the coding sequence ATGAGCATGACGCGCGTGCATTCCCGTCGCCGTCTCGTGCTGCTTGCCGCGCTGGTGCTGCTTGCCGTCGTATTCGTCGCCATCACCCTGGGCAGCAGCCGGTGGCTGCGGCTGGGTCGCATCGACCTCACGTCCGATCGGCTGTACACGCTGACGCCCGGCACCGCCCACATCGTGGACAACCTGCGTGCGCCGCTGAAGCTCACGCTGTATTTCTCCGAGCATGCCGCGCGCGATCTGCCGCAGCTGCGCACCTATGAGCAGCGCGTCAGGGAAATGCTGCAGGAAATGGTGGCCCGCTCGCACGGGCGACTGCGGCTGCAGTTCGTGGATCCAGTGCCGTACTCCGACGACGAAGTCAGTGCCGAAGGCTATGGCCTCACGCCGATCAACGGCGGCAGCAATGGCGAGCGCGTCTTCTTCGGCCTCGTGGGCAATACCTTGCCGGCCAACGCGGACAGCGAGAGCGAGAACGAAGAGCGCCTGCCAGGCAACACACTGAGCATCCCGCTGCTCGATCCCTCGCGCGAAACCTTCCTCGAGTACGACATCGCCAAGCTGCTCTATGAGCTGGACCAGCCCTCCAAGCCGCACGTGGGGCTGATCACCAGCCTGCCGGTGGAAGGCAATCCGGTGATTGGCGAGCAGCCGTGGACGGTGATGCGCCAGCTGGGGCAGCAGTTCGACGTCAAGGCGCTGGATGCGAGCAAGCTCACCCGCATCGACAGCGACATCAAGGCGCTGCTGGTCATCCACCCCAAGCACCTGCCGGCGGATGCGCTCTATGCGATCGACCAGTACGTGCTGCGCGGCGGGCATCTGGTGGTGTTCGTCGATCCGGTGGCGGAAATGGACAACACGCCGTTCGTGGACAGCAACGGCAACACCGACGACCACAATTCGGACCTGGCGAAGTTGTTCGAGACCTGGGGCGTGCAGTACGACCCCCAGAAGGTCGTGCTGGATCGCTCGCGCGCGCTGCGCATCGAGCTGGCCGACAGCAGCTCGATGAGTCATCCGGCGATGCTCGGCCTGGGACAGCAGGAGCTCAGCCACGACGACGTGATCACCGCCAGCCTGCAGCGCATCAACATCTCCAGCGCCGGCTACTTCGATCTCTCGCCGGGAACCACTTCGCGCCTGCAGCCGTTGATGCAGAGCACGACCGACGCGGAAGTCGTGCCCAGTCAGCGGGTGCGCGAGTCGATCAACAATCCGGGCGGCCTGCTGGACAACTACAAGCCGGACAACAATCACTACGTGATCGCGGCACGCCTGCGCGGCACCTTCGCCAGTGCGTTTCCGGAACGGGCCAAGCTCGCAGGCCATCTGGGCGTCTCCGGCGACAATGCCGAAGTGATCCTGGTGGCGGATACCGATCTGCTCAGCGATCGCCTGTGGGTGTCCTATACGCAGAGCCTGCTCGGCCAGCCGCAGCTCAGTGCCCTCGCCAACAACGGCGACTTCGTCACCAATATCGCGGACAACCTCAGCGGCTCCTCCGCGCTGCTGTCCATCCACGGCAGGGTCAGCTCGCAGCGGCCGTTCACGCGCGTGCTGGCGTTGCAGAGTGCGGCCGACCAGAAGTACCTGGCGAAGAAACAGGAGCTGCAGCGCGAGCTGGCCGTCACGCGTTCCCGCCTGAGCGAGCTGCAGCCCGCCAAGGCCGCGCGCGCCGACACCGCGAGCGCGGAACAGCGAGCGGAGATCGAGCAGTTCCTGCGGCGGCAGCTGGCGATCAACAAGGAGCTGCGCGACGTGCAGCACCAGTTCAATGCCGAGATCGACGCGCTGGGGCTGCGTCTCAAGTTCATCAACATCGTGCTGGTGCCGTCTCTGGTGACGCTGTTCGGCCTGCTCTATGGCTGGCGTCGTTCGCGCCGTAGCCGTCGCCGGGTCTCAGGCTGA
- a CDS encoding cytochrome c oxidase assembly protein — translation MMASVIKWIVPWEFSWVFLLTFVACGVLYVRGCRRLPVGIGRQLAFWLGMAMIYVSLHTYLDFFFEHEFFMHRIQQVLLHHLAPLLIVASYPGTVLRKGLSLTWRVRLLRPVLRSWPWRLFSAVFLNPAVVTVLFVAFILVWLIPSMQTLAMLDWRIYRFMNWSMLVSGFSYWWLVLDHRPRPPGRMTPGMRVLSPGITMTPQILAGAIVTFSKTDLYPIFEICGRAFTFNVLTAQLVGGVIMWVPAAIIESIGGLLAMRQWLRLSRKGRIRRKPWPRRQAASPVTATQPVREPAVPR, via the coding sequence ATGATGGCAAGCGTGATCAAGTGGATCGTGCCCTGGGAGTTTTCCTGGGTGTTCCTGCTGACCTTCGTGGCCTGCGGCGTGCTGTACGTGCGCGGTTGTCGTCGCCTGCCGGTCGGCATCGGCCGCCAACTCGCGTTCTGGCTCGGCATGGCGATGATCTATGTGTCGCTGCATACCTATCTGGATTTCTTCTTCGAGCATGAGTTCTTCATGCATCGTATCCAGCAGGTGCTGTTGCATCACCTGGCGCCGCTGCTGATCGTTGCGTCCTATCCTGGAACGGTGCTGCGCAAGGGCCTGTCCTTGACGTGGCGCGTCCGTTTGCTTCGCCCGGTGTTGCGGTCGTGGCCGTGGCGGTTGTTCAGTGCCGTGTTCCTGAACCCGGCGGTCGTGACGGTCCTGTTTGTCGCCTTCATCCTCGTCTGGCTGATTCCATCGATGCAGACGCTGGCGATGCTGGACTGGCGCATCTACCGCTTCATGAACTGGTCGATGCTGGTCAGTGGTTTCAGCTACTGGTGGCTGGTGCTGGACCACCGGCCGCGTCCGCCGGGCCGCATGACGCCGGGCATGCGCGTGCTTTCGCCAGGCATCACGATGACGCCGCAGATTCTCGCCGGCGCCATCGTCACGTTCTCGAAGACCGATCTCTACCCGATCTTCGAAATCTGTGGGCGCGCCTTCACCTTCAACGTGCTCACGGCACAGCTGGTCGGCGGCGTGATCATGTGGGTGCCGGCGGCGATCATCGAATCCATCGGTGGCCTGCTGGCCATGCGGCAATGGTTGCGCCTTTCGCGCAAGGGGCGCATTCGTCGGAAGCCGTGGCCGCGGCGCCAGGCTGCGTCGCCCGTTACGGCAACGCAGCCGGTGCGCGAACCTGCCGTGCCTCGGTAG
- a CDS encoding copper chaperone PCu(A)C: MIVRIARTLPLFAAGWLLALSAYANEAEHIRATQAWIRVLPGDLPAGGYVVLENTGDQPATLRSASSARYGSVMLHKSSSEGGVSRMAMVENLVIPAHGKAELAPGGYHLMMSKANPPVKAGDDVKLTFHFSDGSVLDTDFAARPANATDAGDAHAH; the protein is encoded by the coding sequence ATGATCGTCCGCATCGCACGCACCCTGCCCTTGTTCGCGGCCGGGTGGCTGTTGGCCCTGTCGGCCTATGCCAACGAAGCCGAACACATCCGTGCCACGCAGGCGTGGATTCGCGTCCTGCCGGGCGACCTGCCCGCAGGCGGCTATGTCGTGCTGGAAAACACCGGCGACCAACCGGCCACGCTGCGCAGTGCAAGCAGCGCGCGCTACGGCAGCGTGATGCTGCACAAGAGCAGCTCCGAAGGCGGCGTCAGCCGCATGGCCATGGTGGAAAACCTGGTGATTCCCGCGCACGGCAAGGCCGAACTGGCCCCCGGCGGCTATCACCTGATGATGAGCAAGGCGAATCCGCCGGTGAAAGCGGGCGACGATGTGAAGCTCACTTTCCACTTCAGCGATGGCAGCGTGCTGGACACGGATTTCGCCGCGCGCCCGGCGAACGCCACCGATGCCGGCGACGCCCACGCGCACTGA
- a CDS encoding SCO family protein, translating to MIPIHFRTTLRRASRLALVFSLLFGSLLLAACHRGDDVQWRLTDVAGHMPDLDFRLVDDQGKAVTGQDYRGKVVLLYFGYTHCPDVCPLTLAQLHVVMQRLGPLADGARILFVSVDPARDTPDIMHAYVNAFDPRAVGLSGTPREIEALSKRYRSAFTREPDKGDGQYEVSHSSAIYVFDRDGKARLLATPGNPQDDLVHDLHLMLSLGNRS from the coding sequence ATGATTCCCATCCATTTTCGCACGACGCTTCGCCGGGCCAGTCGCCTGGCCCTGGTGTTCTCGTTGCTGTTCGGAAGCCTGCTGCTGGCCGCTTGCCATCGCGGCGATGACGTCCAGTGGCGGCTCACCGATGTCGCCGGGCACATGCCCGACCTGGATTTCCGGCTGGTCGACGACCAGGGCAAGGCCGTCACCGGGCAGGACTACCGCGGCAAGGTGGTGCTGCTCTATTTCGGCTACACCCATTGCCCCGACGTCTGCCCGTTGACGCTCGCCCAGCTGCACGTGGTGATGCAGCGCCTCGGCCCGCTGGCTGACGGTGCGCGCATCCTGTTCGTGAGCGTGGACCCGGCGCGCGATACGCCCGACATCATGCACGCCTATGTGAACGCGTTCGATCCTCGCGCCGTCGGCCTGTCCGGCACGCCTCGGGAGATCGAGGCGCTGAGCAAGCGCTACCGCTCCGCGTTCACCCGAGAGCCCGACAAGGGCGATGGCCAGTACGAGGTGAGCCACAGCTCGGCCATCTACGTCTTCGATCGCGACGGCAAGGCCCGCCTGCTGGCGACGCCGGGCAATCCGCAGGACGATCTCGTCCACGACCTGCACCTGATGTTGAGCCTGGGGAATCGCTCATGA
- a CDS encoding DUF423 domain-containing protein gives MRHPSFATGVLIGLVGASAVMFGAFGAHALRDVLDARGSELWHTAVSYHFWHALALVLAAFASPGRARRMALVAFPFGIVLFSGSLYALALGAPRWSGAITPLGGVAFIAGWLALGVALAPQLSRASR, from the coding sequence ATGCGACACCCATCCTTTGCCACTGGTGTGCTCATCGGGCTCGTGGGCGCGAGCGCCGTGATGTTCGGTGCCTTTGGCGCGCATGCCTTGCGCGACGTGCTCGATGCGCGCGGCAGCGAGCTGTGGCACACCGCCGTGAGTTATCACTTCTGGCATGCGCTCGCGCTGGTGCTTGCGGCGTTCGCCAGCCCCGGACGTGCGCGCCGCATGGCGCTGGTGGCTTTTCCGTTCGGCATCGTGCTGTTCAGCGGCAGCCTGTACGCCCTGGCCTTGGGCGCACCGCGCTGGTCTGGCGCCATCACGCCGCTGGGCGGCGTGGCGTTCATCGCGGGCTGGCTCGCTTTGGGCGTTGCGCTGGCACCGCAGTTGTCGCGTGCTTCCCGCTAG
- a CDS encoding DUF1203 domain-containing protein, translating to MHFRITGLPAEPFAELFGLSDEALAERRAVRVVADQPHGYPCRVSLTDAEPGQSLILLHYEHHPVDSPFRSSHAIYIREGEQQYDRVDEVPDQLRRRLLSVRGFDGQGMLRDADVAQGTALEPLIERLFSDTKVSYLHIHMARPGCYAARVERA from the coding sequence ATGCACTTCCGCATCACGGGCCTGCCCGCCGAACCCTTCGCCGAACTGTTTGGCCTTTCCGATGAGGCGCTCGCCGAACGCCGCGCGGTGCGCGTCGTGGCCGACCAGCCGCACGGATACCCCTGCCGCGTCAGCCTCACGGATGCCGAGCCGGGGCAGTCCCTGATCCTGCTGCACTACGAGCACCACCCGGTGGATTCGCCCTTCCGCTCCAGCCACGCCATCTACATCCGCGAAGGCGAACAACAGTACGACCGGGTGGATGAAGTGCCGGACCAGCTTCGCCGCCGCCTGCTCTCCGTGCGAGGCTTTGACGGACAAGGCATGTTGCGTGATGCGGATGTGGCCCAGGGCACGGCGCTGGAACCGCTGATCGAACGCCTGTTCAGCGACACGAAGGTGTCCTACCTGCACATCCACATGGCTCGTCCCGGATGCTACGCGGCGCGGGTGGAGCGCGCCTGA
- a CDS encoding Arc family DNA-binding protein translates to MKADPKKAYPLRISAAVLEAMQRWADDDLRSVNAQIEFVLREALRKQGRLKKETAEPVADDDAD, encoded by the coding sequence ATGAAAGCAGACCCCAAAAAGGCCTACCCACTCCGCATCAGCGCTGCCGTACTCGAAGCCATGCAGCGCTGGGCCGACGATGATCTGCGCAGCGTCAACGCGCAGATCGAGTTCGTCTTGCGCGAAGCGTTGCGCAAGCAGGGGCGCCTGAAGAAGGAAACGGCCGAGCCCGTAGCCGACGACGACGCGGACTGA
- a CDS encoding SPFH domain-containing protein, which yields MNERQGFSVAGIPMVFLCFLMGLGSVALWMETARGSVGYLGPAGVLLIALALLMVKGFFQVAPNEGQVLQLFGKYAGTVRAEGLRWTNPFCTRRRVSLRVRNFESGKLKVNDSDGNPIEIAAVVVWQVIDTAEAVFCVDDYENFVTIQSESALRQMAQNYPYDAHDDGKPALRSHGDVINNHLRDEIQARLDKAGVRVVEARISHLAYAQEIAQAMLQRQQANAIVAARERIVEGAVGMVAMALDKLRQQGVVELDEERKAAMVSNLLVVLCGDRATQPVVNAGTLYGG from the coding sequence ATGAACGAGCGTCAGGGTTTTTCGGTTGCGGGCATACCGATGGTCTTTCTTTGCTTCCTGATGGGCCTGGGAAGCGTCGCGTTGTGGATGGAAACGGCCCGCGGCAGCGTGGGCTATCTTGGCCCGGCGGGCGTGCTGCTGATTGCGCTGGCGCTGCTCATGGTGAAGGGCTTCTTCCAGGTGGCGCCCAACGAGGGCCAGGTGTTGCAGCTGTTCGGCAAGTACGCGGGCACCGTCCGCGCGGAAGGCCTGCGCTGGACCAACCCGTTCTGCACGCGCCGTCGCGTCTCGCTGCGCGTGCGCAACTTCGAGAGCGGCAAGCTCAAGGTGAACGACAGCGACGGCAACCCGATCGAGATCGCGGCCGTGGTGGTGTGGCAGGTCATCGACACCGCCGAAGCCGTGTTCTGCGTGGACGACTACGAAAACTTCGTCACCATCCAGAGCGAATCCGCGCTGAGGCAGATGGCGCAGAACTATCCCTACGACGCGCACGACGACGGCAAACCCGCCCTGCGCAGCCACGGCGACGTCATCAACAACCATCTTCGCGACGAGATACAGGCCCGCCTGGACAAGGCCGGCGTGCGCGTGGTCGAAGCGCGCATCAGCCATCTCGCCTACGCGCAGGAAATCGCCCAGGCCATGCTGCAGCGCCAGCAGGCGAACGCCATCGTGGCGGCGCGCGAGCGCATCGTGGAAGGCGCCGTGGGCATGGTCGCGATGGCGCTCGACAAGCTGCGCCAGCAGGGCGTGGTGGAGTTGGACGAAGAGCGCAAGGCCGCCATGGTGAGCAACCTACTGGTCGTGCTTTGCGGCGATCGCGCCACGCAACCGGTGGTGAACGCCGGCACGCTCTATGGCGGTTAA